One stretch of Pseudomonas azotoformans DNA includes these proteins:
- a CDS encoding MFS transporter — translation MATIKKASLRSIHRHSWVSLLVCWMIWILNAYDREIVLRLGPTISKHFDLSADQWGTVATVVMLALALLDIPGSMWSDRYGGGWKRARFQVPLVLGYTAISFLSGFKALSGNLATFIALRVGVNLGAGWGEPVGVSNTAEWWPVERRGFALGAHHTGYPIGAMLSGIVASFVITVFGEENWRYVFFFAFVVALPLMIFWARYSSAERITALYVDIAAKGMTPPDNAPASSVKGEAWRTFVATLRNRNIALTAGNTMLTQVVYMGVNIVLPAYLYNIAGLSLAESAGMSVVFTLTGILGQLVWPSLSDIIGRRTTLIICGVWMAASVGAFYFANTLTLIIVVQLLFGLVANAVWPIYYAVACDSAEPSATSTANGIITTAMFIGGGLAPVLMGSLIAMGGGWTTLHGYTVCFFVMAGCALGGALLQLFSHRPQALALQLDS, via the coding sequence ATGGCAACTATCAAAAAAGCGTCGCTGCGCAGCATTCACCGGCATTCCTGGGTGTCGCTGCTGGTCTGTTGGATGATCTGGATTCTCAACGCCTACGACCGTGAGATCGTGTTGCGCCTGGGGCCGACCATCTCCAAGCATTTCGATTTATCCGCCGACCAATGGGGCACCGTGGCCACGGTGGTCATGCTGGCCCTGGCGCTGCTGGATATCCCCGGCTCCATGTGGAGCGACCGCTACGGCGGCGGCTGGAAACGTGCGCGCTTCCAGGTGCCGCTGGTGCTGGGCTACACGGCGATCTCGTTTCTGTCCGGCTTCAAGGCCCTGAGCGGCAACCTCGCCACCTTCATTGCCCTGCGCGTTGGGGTCAACCTCGGCGCCGGTTGGGGTGAGCCGGTGGGCGTCAGCAACACCGCCGAATGGTGGCCGGTGGAGCGTCGCGGTTTTGCCCTGGGCGCGCACCACACGGGTTACCCGATTGGCGCGATGCTCAGCGGTATCGTCGCGAGTTTTGTCATCACCGTATTTGGTGAAGAAAACTGGCGCTATGTGTTCTTCTTCGCGTTCGTGGTGGCGCTGCCGCTGATGATTTTCTGGGCGCGTTATTCCTCCGCCGAACGCATCACTGCGTTGTACGTCGACATCGCCGCCAAGGGCATGACGCCGCCGGACAACGCCCCGGCCAGTTCGGTGAAGGGCGAGGCCTGGCGCACCTTTGTCGCCACCTTGCGCAACCGCAATATCGCCCTCACGGCGGGCAATACGATGCTCACCCAAGTGGTGTACATGGGCGTGAACATCGTGCTGCCAGCCTACCTCTACAACATCGCCGGGCTGTCGTTGGCCGAGTCGGCGGGGATGAGCGTGGTGTTCACCCTCACCGGCATTCTCGGGCAACTGGTGTGGCCGTCGCTGTCGGACATCATCGGCCGGCGCACCACCCTGATCATCTGCGGGGTGTGGATGGCGGCGAGTGTCGGCGCGTTCTACTTCGCCAACACCCTGACGTTGATCATTGTCGTGCAACTGCTGTTCGGCCTGGTGGCCAACGCGGTGTGGCCGATCTACTACGCGGTGGCCTGCGACTCGGCCGAGCCGTCGGCGACGTCCACCGCCAACGGCATCATCACCACCGCGATGTTTATTGGCGGCGGCCTGGCGCCGGTGCTGATGGGCAGCCTGATTGCCATGGGCGGCGGCTGGACCACGCTGCACGGCTACACCGTGTGTTTCTTCGTGATGGCCGGCTGTGCCCTCGGCGGCGCGCTGCTGCAACTGTTTTCCCATCGCCCCCAGGCGTTGGCCCTGCAACTCGACTCCTAG
- a CDS encoding LysR family transcriptional regulator, which translates to MLNSNLLRKLDMQDLMVFIAVYDQSSVTEVSETLFVSQSTVSYSLKKLRTSFEDELFINTRAGMRPTYKATTMYGHVQKILESINLCHAGGQAFDPTQKAVTFNVCAPEYFEQLILPRLLKHFDRADLPVIVNVQKLETDIPADDLREGRLDLVICFGPNFHRAHKDLRTQMLLEDDLVCVFDKRSAPREPAFSLQSFVERRHVFPTPWTSDTNMIDGWLARQAHKRQVIARANSYSAALKMITGTDFIVTLPRRVQKLLAPATTFGHCEAPNGLPGFTLEMQWNETSEQDSANTWFREQVVKVCADQGLL; encoded by the coding sequence ATGCTAAACAGTAACTTGCTCAGAAAGCTCGATATGCAGGACTTGATGGTGTTTATCGCCGTCTACGACCAGAGCAGCGTTACCGAGGTGTCCGAAACACTGTTTGTCAGCCAGTCCACCGTGAGCTACAGCCTGAAGAAGCTGCGCACCAGCTTTGAAGACGAGTTGTTCATCAACACACGAGCGGGCATGCGGCCAACGTACAAGGCCACCACCATGTACGGGCATGTGCAAAAGATCCTCGAAAGCATCAACCTGTGCCACGCCGGTGGCCAGGCTTTCGACCCGACCCAGAAGGCCGTGACGTTCAACGTGTGCGCGCCGGAATACTTCGAACAGTTGATTCTGCCGCGCCTGTTGAAGCACTTCGACCGTGCCGACTTGCCGGTGATCGTCAACGTGCAAAAGCTGGAAACCGACATCCCCGCCGACGACCTGCGCGAAGGCCGCCTCGACCTGGTGATCTGTTTCGGCCCCAACTTCCACCGCGCCCATAAAGACTTGCGCACCCAGATGCTGCTCGAAGACGATCTGGTGTGTGTGTTCGATAAACGCTCGGCGCCAAGGGAGCCGGCCTTCAGCCTGCAGTCCTTCGTCGAACGGCGCCATGTGTTCCCTACGCCGTGGACCTCCGACACCAACATGATCGATGGCTGGCTGGCGCGCCAGGCCCACAAGCGTCAGGTGATCGCCCGCGCCAACAGCTACAGCGCAGCGCTGAAGATGATCACCGGCACCGACTTCATCGTCACCTTGCCGCGCCGCGTGCAAAAACTGCTGGCGCCCGCCACCACGTTCGGCCATTGCGAAGCGCCCAACGGCTTGCCGGGGTTCACCCTGGAGATGCAGTGGAATGAAACCAGCGAACAGGACAGTGCCAATACCTGGTTTCGTGAGCAGGTGGTCAAAGTCTGCGCAGATCAGGGCCTGCTCTGA
- a CDS encoding GntR family transcriptional regulator, with the protein MTDGPLLLPTLRQVSRDTLQDQVYRQIREALMSGRFQPGQKLTIRGLAEALGSSPMPVREALQRLSAENAFEVTETSRLRVRLMTVERLREIRDARVALEGLLAEKAVLRLQKADLDEITDLCQQMQHAADEVDVSRYLWTNFAFHRRIYAVAQAELTMAAVENFWLHMGPCFALVAPDKAHLQRSMEAHTRIVEALAAGDGAGARAAVTDDIMQAADSLARLLVKNDRSRSSASGGKRA; encoded by the coding sequence ATGACAGATGGTCCGCTCCTCCTGCCTACCCTGCGCCAGGTGTCCCGCGATACCTTGCAAGACCAGGTCTACCGCCAGATCCGCGAAGCGCTGATGAGTGGCCGTTTCCAGCCTGGCCAGAAACTCACCATCCGCGGCCTCGCCGAAGCCCTTGGTTCCAGCCCGATGCCGGTGCGTGAAGCCCTGCAACGCCTCAGCGCCGAAAACGCCTTTGAAGTCACCGAGACCTCCCGTCTGCGCGTACGCCTGATGACGGTCGAACGCCTGCGTGAAATCCGTGATGCACGGGTCGCCCTCGAAGGCTTGCTGGCGGAAAAAGCCGTACTGCGCCTGCAAAAGGCTGACCTCGACGAAATCACCGACCTGTGCCAGCAGATGCAACACGCCGCCGACGAAGTCGATGTGTCGCGCTACCTGTGGACCAACTTTGCGTTTCACCGGCGCATCTACGCGGTGGCCCAGGCCGAGTTGACCATGGCTGCCGTGGAAAACTTCTGGCTGCACATGGGCCCGTGCTTTGCGCTGGTCGCCCCGGATAAAGCTCACCTGCAACGTTCGATGGAGGCGCATACGCGCATCGTCGAAGCCCTGGCGGCCGGCGATGGCGCCGGCGCCCGCGCGGCGGTGACCGACGACATCATGCAGGCCGCCGATTCCCTGGCGCGCCTGCTCGTCAAGAACGACCGTTCGCGGTCGTCTGCTTCAGGAGGTAAACGTGCATGA
- a CDS encoding BKACE family enzyme, whose amino-acid sequence MSKNRPVIITCAVTGAIHTPSMSPHLPITAQEIADAAIGAAEAGAAIVHLHARDPNDGRPSQDPALFAEFLPQIKAASDVVINITTGGAPTMGVEERLQPVMQFKPELASLNMGSMNFGLYEMLNRFTDFKHDWERPYLEESDDRIFRNTFRDITHILNSCAENRTRFEIECYDIGHLYTAAHFLERGLLKPPLFIQSVFGLRGGIGGHPEDLAHMRRTADRLFGDDYVWSILGAGRGQIPLATMGLSMGSNARVGLEDSLWDGPGKLAASNADQVRRIRTVIEALGHRVATPDEAREILGLKGRDQVNF is encoded by the coding sequence ATGTCCAAAAATCGTCCTGTCATCATTACCTGCGCCGTTACCGGTGCGATTCATACGCCGTCGATGTCGCCGCATCTGCCGATTACCGCGCAGGAAATTGCCGACGCCGCCATTGGTGCCGCCGAAGCCGGCGCCGCGATTGTCCACCTGCATGCCCGCGATCCCAACGATGGCCGCCCAAGCCAGGACCCGGCGCTGTTCGCCGAATTCCTGCCGCAGATCAAGGCCGCCAGCGATGTGGTGATCAACATCACCACCGGCGGCGCGCCGACCATGGGCGTGGAAGAACGCCTGCAACCGGTGATGCAGTTCAAGCCGGAACTGGCCTCGTTGAACATGGGCTCGATGAACTTCGGCCTTTACGAAATGCTCAACCGCTTCACCGACTTCAAGCACGACTGGGAGCGGCCGTACCTGGAGGAGAGTGACGACCGGATCTTCCGCAACACCTTCCGTGACATCACCCACATCCTTAATTCGTGCGCCGAGAACCGCACCCGTTTCGAGATCGAGTGCTACGACATCGGCCATCTGTACACCGCTGCGCATTTCCTGGAGCGCGGCTTGCTCAAGCCGCCGTTGTTTATCCAGTCGGTGTTCGGCTTGCGCGGTGGCATCGGTGGGCACCCGGAAGACCTGGCGCACATGCGTCGCACCGCCGACCGCCTGTTTGGCGACGACTATGTGTGGTCGATCCTCGGCGCCGGGCGTGGGCAGATTCCGCTGGCGACCATGGGCCTGTCCATGGGCAGCAATGCGCGTGTCGGTCTGGAGGATTCGCTGTGGGACGGCCCAGGCAAGTTGGCCGCGTCCAACGCCGACCAGGTGCGACGCATCCGTACGGTGATCGAAGCCCTCGGGCATCGGGTCGCCACGCCGGATGAAGCGCGGGAAATCCTCGGGCTCAAGGGGCGCGACCAGGTCAATTTTTAA
- a CDS encoding SDR family oxidoreductase, which produces MSVLQRLQPYPGLRVLISGGAAGIGEVLAAAYLEAGAQVHVCDVSESALAAFRDKYPGSIATRADVSDAAQIEAVFKVQREHFGGLDVLVNNAGIAGPTGGIDAISDAEWQATININLTAQYRFAHHAVPMLKASSHGHLLHIASVAGRLGYAWRTPYAATKWAIVGLMKSLASELGESDIRVNALLPGIVEGPRMDGVIRARAEQVGVPETEMRQEYLNKISLKRMVTAEDVAAMALFLCSPAARNVTGQAISVDGNVEYL; this is translated from the coding sequence ATGAGTGTCCTACAGCGGCTGCAGCCCTATCCTGGGTTACGTGTGTTGATTTCCGGCGGGGCTGCCGGCATTGGTGAAGTGCTGGCGGCGGCGTATCTGGAGGCCGGTGCCCAGGTGCATGTGTGTGATGTGAGCGAGTCGGCCCTGGCTGCGTTTCGCGACAAGTACCCAGGCAGCATTGCCACTCGCGCCGACGTCAGCGATGCCGCGCAGATCGAGGCGGTGTTCAAGGTGCAGCGCGAGCATTTCGGCGGGCTGGATGTGCTGGTCAACAACGCCGGGATCGCCGGGCCTACCGGCGGTATCGATGCGATCAGCGATGCCGAGTGGCAAGCCACCATCAACATCAATCTCACCGCGCAATACCGCTTTGCCCACCACGCGGTGCCGATGCTCAAGGCCTCGTCCCACGGCCACCTGTTGCATATCGCCTCGGTGGCGGGGCGCTTGGGCTACGCGTGGCGCACGCCGTATGCGGCGACCAAATGGGCGATTGTCGGCCTGATGAAATCCCTGGCCTCGGAGCTGGGCGAGAGCGATATCCGCGTCAACGCCTTGCTGCCCGGCATCGTCGAAGGCCCGCGCATGGACGGCGTGATCCGCGCCCGTGCCGAACAGGTCGGCGTGCCCGAAACCGAGATGCGCCAGGAATACCTCAACAAGATCTCCCTCAAGCGCATGGTCACCGCCGAAGACGTGGCAGCCATGGCCTTGTTCCTCTGTTCGCCCGCCGCACGCAACGTGACCGGCCAGGCGATCAGCGTCGACGGTAACGTCGAGTACCTGTAA
- a CDS encoding SMP-30/gluconolactonase/LRE family protein: MRIEVLVDVKTTLGEGPVWDVEQQRLYWIDSADGRILRCTDDGRELRAWEVGQKIGSMALRDNGESAIVALQNGVHTVDLNSGELNLVMDPEPHLPDNRLNDGKVDRQGRFIFGSMDTQEDNASAKLYRLDADLSLHTLDEGIIVSNGPCWSPSGETFYFCDTWSGEIWAYDYDLATGNVSNRRTFAKVDTSGGGAADGCTVDAEGCLWQALVYAGKLVRYTPDGHVDRIIQMPVKKVTSLTFGGPNLDTLFVTSMAKPPLPRFPADGQQRGALFAITGLGVQGIAERRFAS, translated from the coding sequence ATGCGTATCGAAGTGCTTGTCGACGTCAAGACCACCCTGGGCGAAGGCCCGGTGTGGGACGTCGAGCAACAACGCTTGTATTGGATCGACAGCGCCGACGGCCGCATCCTGCGCTGCACCGACGATGGCCGCGAACTGCGCGCCTGGGAGGTCGGCCAGAAAATCGGCTCCATGGCCCTGCGCGATAACGGTGAGTCGGCCATCGTCGCCCTGCAAAACGGCGTGCACACCGTCGACCTCAATAGCGGTGAGCTCAACCTGGTCATGGACCCGGAACCGCACCTGCCGGATAACCGCCTCAACGACGGCAAGGTCGACCGCCAGGGCCGCTTTATCTTCGGCTCCATGGACACCCAGGAAGACAACGCCAGCGCCAAGCTTTACCGCCTGGACGCCGACCTGAGCCTGCACACCCTGGACGAAGGCATCATCGTGTCCAACGGCCCGTGCTGGAGCCCGTCGGGCGAAACCTTCTATTTCTGCGACACCTGGTCCGGCGAGATCTGGGCCTACGACTATGACCTGGCCACCGGCAATGTGAGCAACCGTCGCACCTTCGCCAAGGTCGACACCTCGGGCGGTGGCGCTGCCGACGGTTGCACCGTGGATGCCGAGGGCTGCCTGTGGCAAGCCTTGGTCTACGCCGGAAAACTGGTGCGCTACACCCCCGACGGCCACGTCGACCGCATCATCCAGATGCCGGTGAAGAAGGTCACCAGCCTGACCTTTGGCGGGCCGAATCTGGACACCCTGTTTGTGACTTCCATGGCCAAGCCGCCGCTGCCGCGTTTTCCGGCGGACGGCCAGCAGCGTGGAGCGCTGTTCGCCATTACCGGGTTGGGCGTGCAAGGAATAGCCGAGCGACGGTTCGCCAGCTAG
- a CDS encoding MFS transporter, with protein sequence MTTATAARTPQALNKLMFVKLMPLLIIAYILSFLDRTNIALAKHHLDVDLGISAAAYGLGAGLFFLTYALSEIPSNLIMHKVGARFWIARIMVTWGLISAAMAFVQGETSFYVLRLLLGIAEAGLFPGVMLYLTYWFNREQRARATGYFLLGVCFANIIGGPVGAALMRMDGLLGWHGWQWMFLLEGLPAVAFAWVVWHKLPDRPSKAPWLSAGEARGIEQRLAQESEEGAGAGGHSLKNWLTPQILLAIFVYFCHQITIYTVIFFLPSIISKYGELSTMSVGLLTSLPWIAAALGALLIPRFATTPGRCRRLLVTGLLTMALGLGIASVSGPVFSLLGFCLSAVMFFVVQSIIFLYPASRLKGVALAGGLGFVNACGLLGGFVGPSVMGVIEQSTGNAMNGLKVIALVLVVAAVAALRLRMGHEPERGAQASEASYT encoded by the coding sequence ATGACTACCGCCACCGCCGCCCGCACACCGCAGGCGTTGAACAAACTGATGTTCGTCAAGCTGATGCCCTTGCTGATCATCGCCTACATCCTGAGCTTCCTGGACCGCACCAACATCGCCCTGGCCAAGCATCACCTGGACGTCGACCTGGGCATTTCCGCTGCCGCCTACGGGCTGGGCGCGGGGCTGTTTTTCCTGACGTATGCGCTGTCGGAAATCCCCAGCAACCTGATCATGCACAAGGTCGGCGCGCGCTTCTGGATCGCGCGCATCATGGTGACCTGGGGCCTGATCTCGGCGGCCATGGCCTTTGTGCAGGGCGAAACCTCGTTCTACGTGTTGCGCCTGTTGCTGGGCATCGCCGAAGCGGGGCTGTTTCCCGGCGTCATGCTGTACCTGACCTACTGGTTCAACCGTGAACAACGGGCGCGGGCCACCGGATACTTCCTGCTCGGCGTGTGCTTCGCCAACATCATCGGCGGTCCGGTGGGCGCGGCCTTGATGCGCATGGACGGCCTGCTCGGCTGGCACGGCTGGCAGTGGATGTTCCTGCTCGAAGGCCTGCCGGCTGTGGCGTTTGCCTGGGTGGTGTGGCATAAGCTGCCGGACCGCCCGAGCAAGGCGCCGTGGCTGTCGGCCGGGGAAGCGCGCGGGATCGAACAGCGTCTCGCCCAGGAAAGCGAAGAAGGCGCAGGCGCGGGCGGTCACTCGCTGAAGAACTGGCTGACCCCGCAGATCCTGCTGGCGATCTTTGTGTACTTCTGCCATCAGATCACCATCTACACGGTGATATTTTTCCTGCCGAGCATCATCAGTAAATACGGTGAACTGAGCACCATGAGCGTCGGCCTGCTGACCTCGTTGCCGTGGATCGCGGCGGCACTCGGTGCGCTGCTGATTCCGCGTTTCGCCACCACGCCAGGGCGTTGCCGCCGCTTGCTGGTCACGGGCCTGTTGACCATGGCGTTGGGCCTGGGCATTGCGTCGGTGTCAGGGCCGGTGTTCAGCCTGCTCGGTTTTTGCCTGTCGGCGGTGATGTTCTTTGTGGTGCAGTCGATCATCTTTCTGTACCCGGCTTCGCGCCTCAAGGGCGTTGCGCTGGCGGGCGGGCTCGGGTTCGTCAACGCCTGCGGGCTGTTGGGCGGGTTTGTCGGGCCGTCGGTGATGGGCGTGATCGAGCAAAGTACCGGCAATGCAATGAATGGTTTGAAAGTCATTGCGTTGGTGCTGGTGGTCGCGGCCGTGGCAGCCCTGCGCTTGCGCATGGGGCATGAGCCTGAACGCGGTGCACAGGCCAGCGAAGCGTCCTACACGTAG
- a CDS encoding cyanate transporter: protein METVHAKPTTALWLMTSVVLVALNLRPSMAAVGPLLSSIRGDVPLSFSSAALLTMLPVMAMGLAMFFGMGLAKRFGEHRSIVVSLLVIGVATLSRLFLDSALELIVSAIAAGVGIAMIQALMPALIKSRFSDNVSLFMGLYVTAIMGGAALAASFSPFVQVQTGSWRIGLAIWAVLAVLALVFWYAQRSVLPPLPQAGAGPQESFFGNGRAWLLAVFFGLGTASYTCVLAWLAPYYVEQGWSEQNAGLLLGFLTAMEVVSGLVTPAIANRRRDKRGVVAVLLVLIILGFFGLILSPHHLSLLWPCLLGLGIGGLFPMSLILSLDHLDNPRRAGGLTAFVQGIGYLIAGLSPLIAGMIRDQLGSFEWAWWSLTAVIVLMLVIVTRFNPMHYARHIR, encoded by the coding sequence ATGGAAACCGTTCACGCAAAACCCACCACCGCCCTCTGGCTGATGACCAGCGTCGTGCTGGTCGCCCTCAATCTGCGCCCGTCGATGGCGGCGGTCGGCCCGTTGTTGTCATCGATTCGCGGCGATGTGCCGTTGAGTTTCAGCAGCGCGGCGTTGTTGACCATGTTGCCGGTGATGGCCATGGGCTTGGCGATGTTCTTCGGCATGGGCCTGGCCAAACGCTTTGGCGAACACCGCAGCATCGTGGTGTCCCTGCTGGTGATCGGCGTGGCCACGCTGTCACGGTTGTTCCTCGACTCGGCGCTGGAGTTGATCGTCAGCGCCATCGCGGCCGGTGTGGGGATCGCGATGATCCAGGCGTTGATGCCGGCACTGATCAAGTCGCGGTTCAGTGACAATGTTTCGCTGTTCATGGGGTTGTACGTCACCGCGATCATGGGCGGCGCGGCGCTGGCGGCATCGTTCTCGCCGTTCGTGCAAGTGCAGACCGGCAGTTGGCGCATCGGCCTGGCGATCTGGGCGGTGTTGGCGGTACTGGCGTTGGTATTCTGGTACGCGCAGCGCTCGGTGTTGCCGCCGTTGCCGCAAGCCGGTGCGGGGCCGCAGGAGTCGTTTTTCGGCAATGGCCGGGCCTGGTTGCTCGCAGTATTTTTCGGCCTGGGCACTGCGTCCTACACCTGCGTACTGGCGTGGCTGGCGCCGTACTACGTGGAGCAAGGCTGGAGCGAGCAGAATGCCGGGCTGTTGCTGGGCTTCTTGACGGCCATGGAAGTGGTGTCCGGCCTGGTCACCCCTGCCATCGCCAACCGGCGCCGGGATAAACGCGGGGTGGTGGCGGTGCTGCTGGTGCTGATCATCCTCGGTTTCTTTGGCCTGATCCTCAGCCCGCATCACCTGAGCCTGTTGTGGCCATGCCTGCTGGGCCTGGGCATCGGCGGCCTGTTCCCGATGAGCCTGATCCTGTCCCTCGACCACTTGGACAACCCGCGCCGCGCCGGTGGCCTGACCGCCTTTGTGCAGGGTATCGGCTACCTGATCGCCGGGCTGTCACCACTGATCGCCGGGATGATCCGCGATCAGCTGGGCAGTTTCGAATGGGCCTGGTGGTCGCTGACGGCAGTGATCGTGCTGATGCTGGTGATCGTCACGCGCTTCAATCCAATGCACTACGCACGACATATCCGCTGA
- a CDS encoding LysR substrate-binding domain-containing protein, protein MNRNELRKADINLMVVFEALMLERNVTRVAEKLFLGQPTISSALNRLRTLFNDPLFIRVGHRMEPTARAEEIIQHLSPALDSLSSALSLTHDFDPSISTMTFRIGLSDDVEFGLLPPLLRALRQEAPQVVFVVQHVDYWRIPDLLASGDITVGITQTRGLPANAKRKLLRHIRPRILRADVSETPLTLDEYCSRPHVLVSHTANVSGFADEWLAEIGRKRHVVLSVPQYSALPALLAGTDLIASLPDYTAEAMAVSGHLFCEPFPFETPTLDLSMVWLSHVDTDPAERWVRSRLEAFMSDRGLASKA, encoded by the coding sequence ATGAATCGCAATGAACTACGCAAAGCCGACATCAACCTGATGGTGGTGTTCGAGGCGCTGATGCTGGAGCGCAACGTGACGCGGGTGGCGGAGAAGCTGTTTCTCGGCCAGCCGACCATCAGCTCGGCCCTCAATCGTTTGCGTACCTTGTTCAACGACCCGTTGTTCATCCGCGTCGGCCACCGTATGGAGCCCACCGCGCGGGCCGAGGAGATCATCCAGCACCTGTCGCCGGCGCTGGATTCGCTGTCCTCGGCCTTGAGCCTGACCCACGATTTCGACCCGTCCATCAGCACCATGACCTTTCGTATCGGGCTCTCCGATGACGTGGAGTTCGGCCTGTTGCCGCCGTTGCTGCGCGCCTTGCGCCAGGAAGCGCCGCAGGTGGTGTTTGTGGTGCAGCATGTGGACTACTGGCGCATTCCCGACCTGCTGGCGTCCGGCGACATCACCGTCGGCATCACCCAGACCCGTGGCCTGCCGGCGAACGCCAAGCGCAAGCTGCTACGCCATATCCGCCCGCGCATCCTGCGTGCCGATGTCTCGGAAACGCCGCTGACCCTCGATGAATATTGCTCACGGCCCCATGTGCTGGTGTCCCACACCGCCAACGTGTCCGGGTTTGCCGATGAGTGGCTGGCGGAGATCGGCCGTAAACGTCATGTGGTGCTGTCGGTGCCTCAGTACAGCGCACTGCCGGCCTTGCTCGCCGGTACCGACCTGATCGCCAGCCTGCCGGACTACACCGCCGAGGCTATGGCGGTGTCGGGCCACCTGTTCTGTGAGCCGTTCCCGTTCGAAACACCAACCCTGGATTTGTCGATGGTCTGGCTCAGCCACGTGGACACCGACCCGGCTGAGCGCTGGGTACGTTCGCGGCTCGAAGCGTTTATGAGTGACAGAGGGCTGGCCAGCAAAGCCTGA
- a CDS encoding 5-carboxymethyl-2-hydroxymuconate Delta-isomerase, giving the protein MPHLHLEYTANLTGLAVEKTLLRLNNVLMVSGQFGSEFDIKSRAVKVETFQVGTSLDPRGFIAVKLSLLSGRSPQVKKQLSESLLAALQDLGDWPEGIQVQLSVLLVDMDRDCYSKVAIG; this is encoded by the coding sequence ATGCCACACCTGCACCTGGAATACACCGCCAACCTGACAGGCCTCGCTGTCGAGAAGACCCTGCTGCGGCTCAACAACGTGCTGATGGTGTCCGGGCAGTTCGGTTCCGAGTTCGATATCAAAAGCCGTGCGGTCAAGGTCGAGACGTTCCAGGTTGGCACCTCCCTCGACCCGCGTGGGTTTATCGCGGTGAAGCTGTCGCTGCTCAGCGGGCGCTCACCGCAGGTCAAGAAGCAGCTGTCGGAAAGCCTGCTGGCAGCCTTGCAGGATCTGGGTGACTGGCCGGAAGGTATCCAGGTTCAACTCAGCGTCCTACTGGTAGACATGGATCGCGACTGCTACAGCAAAGTCGCCATCGGCTGA